The following are from one region of the Cetobacterium somerae genome:
- the lsrF gene encoding 3-hydroxy-5-phosphonooxypentane-2,4-dione thiolase, with protein MADLDGNKVAKDYGIDKPFHNQSFYIKGMDNIDWGMKDRLSKIFNPKTGKTVMLAFDHGYIMGSTSGLERLDLVLPDLLEEVDCIMGTRGAIRTCVPPIYNKGVALRCSAGSSVLDDDMSFEVIGVDIDDAIRMNASCMAIQTFIGAPGQKDSIENLVKTIDAGNRFGIPTLGVVAVGKDMERTTKFFLLATRMLAEFGCQIIKTYYCEDFEKVVAACPVPLVVAGGKKLPEKEALTLVYNAISKGAAGVDMGRNIFQAENPKAMARCVGKIVHENYNDDEAYNLYLELKDKI; from the coding sequence ATGGCTGATTTAGATGGAAATAAAGTAGCAAAAGATTATGGAATAGATAAACCATTTCACAATCAATCTTTTTATATAAAAGGTATGGACAATATCGATTGGGGAATGAAAGATCGTCTATCAAAAATATTTAATCCAAAAACAGGGAAAACGGTTATGTTAGCTTTTGATCACGGATATATAATGGGGTCTACTTCTGGACTTGAAAGATTGGATTTGGTTTTACCAGACCTCTTAGAAGAGGTTGATTGTATAATGGGAACTAGGGGAGCCATAAGAACATGTGTTCCACCAATTTATAATAAAGGTGTTGCACTTAGATGTTCTGCTGGATCTAGTGTTTTAGATGATGATATGTCTTTTGAAGTTATAGGTGTAGATATAGATGATGCCATTAGAATGAATGCAAGTTGTATGGCTATTCAAACCTTTATTGGAGCACCTGGACAAAAGGATTCTATTGAGAATTTAGTGAAAACAATAGATGCAGGAAATAGATTTGGAATTCCAACATTAGGAGTAGTTGCAGTGGGAAAAGATATGGAGAGAACAACAAAGTTTTTTCTATTAGCTACTAGAATGTTAGCTGAGTTTGGGTGTCAAATTATAAAAACTTATTATTGTGAAGATTTTGAAAAAGTGGTAGCAGCATGTCCAGTACCTCTTGTTGTAGCAGGTGGAAAAAAACTTCCTGAAAAAGAAGCTCTAACATTAGTTTATAATGCTATAAGTAAGGGTGCTGCTGGTGTAGATATGGGAAGGAATATATTTCAAGCAGAAAATCCTAAAGCTATGGCAAGATGTGTAGGAAAAATTGTTCATGAAAACTATAATGATGATGAAGCTTATAATCTTTATTTAGAATTAAAAGATAAAATTTAA
- a CDS encoding GNAT family N-acetyltransferase — MVICKKFNELTLEELYEILKLRSEVFVVEQKCIYNDIDGKDLTSSHIMIKENGKIKAYLRTLQPGVSYEDASLGRVLVSPDARGKGYAKIIVTKGVEYILNNFNTTKITIGAQEYLKNFYSEIGFKPISEVYDEDGIPHLDMTFEK; from the coding sequence ATGGTAATATGTAAAAAATTCAATGAATTAACACTAGAGGAACTTTATGAAATTTTAAAGTTAAGATCTGAAGTTTTTGTTGTAGAACAAAAGTGTATATATAATGATATTGATGGAAAAGATTTAACATCAAGTCATATAATGATAAAAGAGAATGGAAAAATAAAGGCTTACTTAAGAACTTTACAACCTGGAGTTTCATATGAAGATGCTTCTCTAGGAAGAGTTTTAGTTTCTCCAGATGCTAGAGGTAAAGGATATGCTAAAATTATTGTTACAAAAGGTGTTGAGTATATTTTAAATAATTTCAATACTACAAAAATTACTATTGGTGCTCAAGAGTATTTAAAAAACTTCTATAGTGAAATCGGATTTAAACCGATTTCCGAAGTTTATGATGAAGATGGTATCCCTCATTTAGATATGACTTTTGAAAAATAA
- a CDS encoding MarR family winged helix-turn-helix transcriptional regulator: MKEILREIGMISRCCATISDIEFKEINLSKGQYLYLVRIYENPGIIQDKVASLLKVDRSTAAKSIKKLVEHGLVKKEKDEHNKKELKLYCTEKGAKLYPFLQREEEYSTEVITENITQDEIEITLKVLYKMRINIEKEWENMKKGIIRRY; encoded by the coding sequence ATGAAAGAAATCCTAAGAGAAATAGGAATGATTAGTCGATGTTGTGCAACTATTAGTGATATTGAATTTAAAGAGATTAATCTTTCAAAAGGTCAATATCTATATCTTGTAAGAATTTATGAAAATCCTGGAATAATTCAGGATAAAGTTGCATCACTCTTAAAGGTTGATAGATCTACTGCAGCTAAATCTATTAAAAAACTAGTTGAACATGGATTAGTAAAAAAAGAAAAAGATGAGCATAACAAAAAAGAGTTAAAACTTTATTGTACTGAAAAAGGAGCAAAACTTTATCCTTTTCTCCAAAGAGAAGAGGAATATTCTACTGAGGTTATAACTGAAAATATTACTCAAGATGAAATTGAAATTACACTTAAAGTTCTTTATAAAATGAGAATTAATATTGAAAAAGAGTGGGAAAATATGAAAAAAGGGATTATTAGGAGGTATTAA
- the ilvD gene encoding dihydroxy-acid dehydratase: MRSDAVTKGLTRAPHRSLFYSMGLTDKEITLPKIGVVNSYNELVPGHIHLKELVEEVKAGIYMSGGVPMEFNTIAICDGIAMGHEGMNNSLPTREIIADSIEATAYAMPFDALVFMPSCDKVVPGMLMAAMRLNLPSIFVSGGPMLAGKFQGKKIGISDLFEYVGKVQNKEMTLEELNEAEHEVCKTCGSCSGMYTANTMNCLTEALGIALPGNGTIPSVYSERKRLAKETGIQIMELLKRDIKARDILNRDSLYNSVVVDMALGGSTNTTLHIPAIAYEGGISLDLNVFDEISKKTKQIVKLSPASSIFIEDFNQAGGVSAVLNVLKKYNLLKSNNTVSLRDILEIAENGRVLDKDVIRDFSNSYFTSGGISILKGNLAPKGAVVKSGAVHPSMLVHKGTAKVFNCEESATEAILDGNIEKGDIIVIKYEGPKGGPGMREMLSPTGALSGMGLDMYCALITDGRFSGGSRGAAIGHISPEALDGGLIAYVKDGDYIEIDIPNKKLELLVSNEEIEERKKNMSILEKNIKNRMLQKYMKLVSDASEGAVMK, encoded by the coding sequence ATGAGAAGCGATGCTGTAACAAAGGGGTTAACAAGAGCACCACATAGGTCACTGTTTTATTCAATGGGGTTAACTGATAAGGAGATAACTCTTCCTAAAATAGGAGTTGTCAATTCATATAATGAGTTAGTTCCAGGACATATTCATTTAAAAGAGCTTGTAGAAGAGGTGAAGGCTGGAATCTATATGTCTGGAGGAGTTCCTATGGAATTTAATACTATAGCTATTTGTGATGGGATAGCTATGGGACATGAGGGAATGAATAACTCTCTTCCAACAAGGGAGATTATAGCTGACTCTATTGAAGCAACAGCTTATGCCATGCCTTTTGATGCATTAGTTTTTATGCCTAGTTGTGATAAGGTTGTTCCAGGGATGCTAATGGCAGCTATGAGATTAAATCTTCCATCTATTTTTGTAAGTGGAGGTCCAATGCTAGCTGGGAAATTTCAAGGGAAAAAAATAGGGATATCAGATCTTTTTGAGTATGTTGGAAAAGTTCAGAATAAAGAGATGACACTAGAAGAACTAAACGAAGCTGAGCATGAAGTTTGTAAAACATGTGGATCATGTTCTGGAATGTATACTGCAAATACAATGAACTGTTTAACTGAAGCTTTAGGAATAGCACTTCCTGGAAATGGAACAATACCTAGTGTTTATTCAGAGAGAAAGAGACTAGCAAAAGAAACAGGAATACAAATAATGGAGCTATTAAAAAGAGATATAAAAGCAAGGGATATTTTAAATAGAGATAGTCTATACAACTCTGTTGTAGTAGATATGGCTTTAGGAGGATCAACAAATACTACGTTACATATTCCAGCAATAGCTTATGAAGGAGGAATAAGTTTAGATTTAAATGTTTTTGATGAAATATCTAAAAAGACAAAACAGATTGTAAAACTATCTCCTGCTAGTTCAATTTTTATAGAGGATTTTAATCAGGCGGGTGGAGTAAGTGCTGTATTAAATGTTTTAAAAAAATATAATCTTTTAAAATCAAATAACACAGTTTCATTAAGAGATATTTTAGAAATTGCAGAAAATGGAAGAGTTTTAGATAAAGATGTAATTAGAGATTTTTCGAATTCATATTTTACTAGTGGAGGTATATCTATATTAAAAGGAAATTTAGCACCAAAAGGAGCTGTTGTAAAATCAGGTGCAGTACATCCGAGTATGTTAGTTCATAAGGGGACTGCTAAAGTATTTAATTGTGAAGAAAGTGCTACAGAGGCTATCTTAGATGGGAATATTGAAAAGGGAGATATAATTGTCATTAAATATGAAGGACCTAAAGGAGGACCAGGAATGAGAGAGATGTTATCTCCAACAGGAGCTCTTTCTGGAATGGGACTAGATATGTATTGTGCTTTAATAACAGATGGAAGATTTTCAGGTGGTTCTAGAGGAGCAGCTATAGGTCATATATCACCAGAAGCTTTAGATGGTGGACTTATAGCTTATGTGAAGGATGGAGATTATATTGAAATAGATATACCAAATAAAAAACTAGAGCTATTAGTTTCTAATGAAGAGATAGAGGAAAGGAAAAAAAATATGTCTATTTTAGAAAAAAATATAAAAAATAGAATGCTACAAAAATATATGAAGTTAGTTTCAGATGCATCAGAGGGAGCAGTTATGAAATAG
- the ilvB gene encoding biosynthetic-type acetolactate synthase large subunit: protein MKKITGAKIVLETLKYLGVKDIFGYPGGAVIPIYDALYDFKEINHYMTRHEQGAVHSADGYARTKKVPGVCLATSGPGATNLVTGIMTAHMDSIPLLVITGQVSTSFLGKDSFQESDIIGITSPITKNNYLVRDICDLPEILKEAYTLSKHGRPGPVLVDIPKNIQEQVIDYSLFEILLKKDIQEMKKFKPTYTDKEIEEFENYFNSSKNPVLVIGGGILNARCVEEVREFINKTKIPVVSTLMGLGIFNKDDKGYLGMIGMHGLIEANRAVDKCDLLICVGMRFDDRIVGDKKRFSPNSKKIHIELDRAEINKNIVVDLPIIGDAKEIFNRLLKLDLKVHYESWRESLERVDVFKEKELNQITTLKMLNEILDENYIVVTDVGQHQMFTAQHLDIKKPFQFCTSGGAGTMGYGLPAAIGAQIANRDKKVLAILGDGGFQMNQQELILLVQYNLPVKILIFNNGALGMVKQWQELFNEKRYSSVILDVNPDFVKLGNAHFIEGEKIDNVANLKRLKEILENDKPYLVDIQMSYKHNVYPIIPAGKSYEHTIGGE, encoded by the coding sequence ATGAAAAAAATAACAGGAGCTAAAATAGTTTTAGAAACATTAAAGTATTTAGGAGTTAAAGATATTTTTGGATATCCGGGTGGAGCTGTAATTCCTATTTATGATGCACTATACGATTTTAAAGAGATAAATCACTATATGACAAGACATGAACAAGGGGCAGTCCATAGTGCAGATGGTTATGCAAGAACTAAAAAGGTTCCTGGAGTTTGTTTAGCAACATCAGGTCCTGGAGCAACAAATTTGGTCACAGGAATAATGACTGCTCATATGGATTCTATCCCATTACTTGTTATAACAGGACAAGTGAGTACGTCATTTTTAGGAAAGGATTCTTTTCAAGAGAGCGATATTATTGGAATAACATCTCCAATTACTAAAAATAACTATTTAGTGAGAGATATATGTGATCTTCCAGAGATATTGAAAGAAGCTTATACACTATCAAAACATGGAAGACCAGGACCAGTTTTAGTAGATATTCCTAAAAATATTCAAGAACAAGTAATTGATTACTCTTTATTTGAGATACTTTTAAAAAAGGATATTCAAGAGATGAAAAAATTTAAACCAACTTATACAGATAAAGAGATTGAGGAGTTTGAAAATTATTTTAATAGTTCAAAAAATCCAGTATTAGTAATAGGAGGAGGAATTCTAAATGCTCGGTGTGTAGAAGAGGTAAGAGAGTTTATAAATAAAACTAAGATTCCTGTTGTTTCAACACTCATGGGTTTAGGAATATTTAATAAAGATGATAAAGGGTACTTAGGAATGATAGGTATGCATGGATTAATAGAAGCTAATAGAGCTGTTGATAAATGTGATCTATTGATATGTGTTGGAATGAGATTTGATGATAGAATAGTAGGGGATAAAAAAAGATTTTCACCAAACTCTAAAAAGATACATATAGAGTTAGATAGAGCAGAAATAAACAAAAATATAGTTGTAGATCTTCCAATTATAGGAGATGCTAAAGAGATTTTTAATAGACTTTTAAAATTGGATTTAAAAGTTCATTATGAGAGTTGGAGAGAGAGTTTGGAAAGAGTTGATGTATTTAAAGAAAAAGAGCTAAACCAAATAACTACATTGAAAATGTTAAATGAAATTTTAGATGAAAATTACATTGTAGTAACTGATGTTGGCCAACATCAGATGTTTACAGCACAGCATTTAGATATAAAAAAACCATTTCAATTTTGCACATCTGGTGGAGCAGGAACAATGGGGTATGGATTACCTGCAGCAATTGGAGCTCAAATAGCTAATAGGGACAAAAAAGTATTAGCTATATTAGGTGATGGAGGGTTTCAAATGAATCAGCAGGAGTTGATTTTATTAGTTCAATATAATCTACCTGTAAAAATACTTATTTTTAATAATGGAGCTTTAGGAATGGTAAAGCAGTGGCAAGAGTTATTTAATGAAAAAAGGTACTCTAGTGTAATTTTAGATGTTAATCCAGATTTTGTAAAATTAGGAAATGCTCATTTTATAGAGGGTGAAAAAATAGATAATGTAGCTAATCTTAAAAGATTAAAGGAGATATTAGAAAATGATAAACCTTATTTAGTTGATATTCAAATGTCTTATAAACATAATGTATATCCAATAATACCAGCTGGAAAATCTTATGAACATACAATTGGAGGTGAATAA
- the ilvN gene encoding acetolactate synthase small subunit: MNAKRILLVMKNKPGVLNKISGLFQKRGINIENITAGEGYPEDTVRMTITGFWDEYTLNQVIVQAEKLFDVEFIKAFSRESVFRELVLIKIKVNSKNRQELLQILDIYRGSVVDVALESLIVEITGDIGKIDGFLKLIKNFNVLEIARTGVSAMSRGLEV, from the coding sequence ATGAATGCCAAAAGAATTTTATTGGTTATGAAAAATAAACCTGGAGTTTTAAATAAAATATCTGGCTTATTTCAAAAAAGAGGTATTAATATAGAAAATATAACAGCAGGAGAGGGATATCCAGAGGATACTGTAAGAATGACAATAACTGGATTTTGGGATGAATATACACTAAATCAAGTTATTGTACAGGCTGAAAAGTTATTTGATGTTGAGTTTATTAAAGCTTTTTCAAGGGAGAGTGTTTTTAGAGAATTAGTTTTAATAAAAATAAAAGTTAATTCTAAAAATAGACAAGAATTACTTCAAATATTAGACATATATAGAGGGTCAGTTGTAGATGTAGCACTTGAAAGTTTAATTGTTGAGATAACAGGAGATATTGGAAAAATAGATGGCTTTTTAAAGCTTATTAAAAATTTTAATGTTTTAGAGATAGCAAGAACAGGTGTATCAGCAATGAGTAGAGGATTAGAGGTTTAA